The genomic segment ACAAGAACTGATCGAAGCCGCCCATATTGATGGCGCCTCGACGTGGGAAGTCTTTATCCGCGTCAAACTTCCCCTCTTAATCCCCGTGATCGGCATTGTCTCTGTCCTGACCTTTGTGGGGAACTTCAATGCCTTTGACGTGGTGTACACGATGGCGGGCGCACGCGGGCAGCCCGACTATTCCACCGATCTGCTGGCAACCTTCTTTTACCGCACCGCCATTGCCGGTGAGCATCCCGTTGCCAAACCTGATATGGGGCTTGGCGCAGCGATAGCCACGATCACCTTTTTGATTCTGCTCTCCGGGGTCTCGCTGTGGTTGATTCTCTCCCGTCGCGCCGAACAGAATGCCTTTCAGGACTAAGCCATGAGACGCATCAATCTCTCCAATATTGGCACTCATGCGGTCTTGATCGTGTGGTGTCTGATCGTCCTGTTCCCCATCTGGACGATGCTCATCAATTCGGTCAAGCCCAAGCGCGAAATCTTTCGCGATCCGTTCGGATTTCCCTCCCAATTTACAGCGGAAGGGTATCAGGGCGTGTGGATGGAGGCGGGCGATTTTAATCTGGACAAGTGCCTTGCCGAAATCCCCGCCGGGCAAAATTCGGTGGGGTGTTACTTACAACTGCTGAACACGGGGTTTGCCGTTTACTACCGGAACAGCATCTTCGTCACGGTGGGGTCGCTGTTTCTGATTGTTTTTTTGGGATCGTTAGCCGCCTATGGGTTGGCAAATTGGCGAACAAGGCTATCGGGGCTGATCCACATCTTCTTCATTGCCGGATTGATGATCCCGATTCGCTTGGGAACAATCAACCTGCTGCAACTGATCCAATCGCTTGGACTAGGCGATAGTGTGCTGGCGCTGATCCCCATCTATGTGGCGATGGGGATGCCCATTGCCACGTTCGTCTTAACCAGTTTTATCCGTTCGCTGCCCAGAGAATTGAATGAGGCGGCACAAATTGATGGCGCGTCGGAGTGGCGTATCTACCGTTCGATCATTTTGCCGCTGATTCGCCCCGCCATTGCCACCGTGATCATCTTTAACATGCTCCCCATCTGGAATGATCTGTGGTTTCCGCTGATCTTCACGCGCAGCCCCGAAACGCGCACAGTCACCTATGGGGTGTCCTTGCTGTTTGGTCAGTATTACACGGATTGGACTCGCGCCCTCAGTGCGCTCTCACTGGCGGCAGTACCGCTGTTGATCCTCTACGTGTTGATGTCCAACCAGTTCATCAAAGGGTTGACGGCTGGTGCAGTGAAGCAATAGGTGTAGGCGTTAGGCATCTGCCCTCATCCCCCTACCCCCTTCCTCTCTAGGGGAGAAGGGAGAAAAGAGGCGTTGAGGGGGCTTCCCCCTCAAACGTCCCCTTTCGATGAATAACCCTAACTAGGGCGTGTTGACAGTGTAATCTCTGTAGGGGGCGCAATGCCCCGCGCCTATCGCCGTCCGTGAGCGCCCGCCGCTAAAGCAGTGGGCTAAGGCTAACCACCCCTTCGGGGCTTAAAGACAACCTCGCCTTGCCTATGCTGATTTAAGCCCCAACGGGGCGATCATGCCTAGCGCGTGGGCTTTAGCCCCGCGCCTATCGCCGTCTGTGAGCGCCCGCCGCTAAAGCAGCGAGCTAAGGCTAACCACCCCTTCGGGGCTTAAAGACAACCTCGCCTTGCCTATGCTGATTTAAGCCCCAACGGGGCGGTCATGCCTAGCGCGTGGGCTTTAGCCCCGCGCCCCCACCCCATAACCAGAGACAGGGGCGATCTTCCCCTGTCCCTGCAAGCGGGGGAGGATAGGGGGTCTAAACCAAATACGTCAACGCCGACTCCCTAAGGTGAGTCGCTACCCCTGTTTCAGGAAGGCTGCGCTATGATTGGTTGGCAAAACCACCGGTCAGACTGCTACTTATCCATCGGTGGTGAACGAGGGTGCTGAAGAACCTATGACGGCGACTGCCTCAACAACCTATCTAATTGCAGCGGGGGGGACGGGCGGCGGGATTTATCCTGCGCTCACCACCGCCGAGGCGCTCCAACGCCGCGAACCACACGCCGCCCTTCATTTTGTGGGGGCGGTGGGCGGCATGGAAGAACGGATCGTCCCCCGCCAGCAGTTTGCCGGCTACCATGCCCTGCGCGGCGGTCCGCTGCATGGGGTCAGCCTGCCGCGCCGCCTCCTCAGCCTTGTTGCCATTGCCTTTGGCATCCTTCAGGGGTGGCGTCTCGTGGGGCGGCTTCGCCCGGCGGCACTTTTCCTCACGGGGGGGTGGGCGTCCTTTGCGCCAGCGGTGGCGTGCTGGCTGCGGCGCGTCCCCATCGTGATCTACATGCCGGATATTGAACCTGCCCTCGTCATCCGCGTGATCAGCCGCTTTGCCCGCCTCATTCTGACGCCCGTCCCCGAATCTGCCGCCTATTTCGCCCATCTGCCCAAGCGCGTGCGGGTGGAAAGCGTTGGCTACCCGCTGCGCCAAAGCCTTTTGAGGGCGACGCGGGAGGCGGGCATCGCCCATTTTCGCCTTGATCCGGCGCGGAGAACCCTTTTAATTTGGGGGGGGAGTTTGGGGGCGCGGCGCATCAACGAGACGACGGGGGCGATCCTCCCCGACCTGATCGCGGCGGGCGTGCAGGTGATTCACGTCAGCGGTGAGCGCGATTGGGAAGTGGTGCGGACGCGGTGGGAATTTCTGCCAGAGGCGGTGCGGGCGCATGTCCAGGTGTTCCCCTATCTGAAGGACGATGCGGGCTTGGCAATGGCGGCGGCTGACCTCACCGTGAGCCGCGCCGGAGCGAGTACGTTAGGGGAATACCCTCATTTTGGCTTGGCGGCGATCCTCGTTCCATTGGCGTTTGCCTGGCGTTACCAGCAAGTGAACGCCGATTGGTTGGCGGCGCGGGGGGCGGCAATCCGCTTAGATGATGAACGCTTGGCGGCGGAACTGCTCCCCACCCTCCGCGCCTTGCTTGATGATTCAGAGCGCTTGCGGGAGATGAGTAAGGCAGCACGCGCGCTAGCAGGGGCGAACGCCGCCGAGCGCATCGCGGAACGGATTGCCGAAGAAGGGGCAAAGGGGCGGCATTGATCCCCCTCCCCTCTAATCAACGCTTTCCCGCCGCTTTCTCATCGATTCCCTAGTGATTTTCGGGCTACTTTGCTATAATGCAGCCCCGTTGTTTCATCCACGTATTGAGACGGTTATCGAAACGTCCGAGTAAGACGCCCCCGTGCGCCCCTCGTTCACCCTTGCCTAGACCGTCTGCCTTGTAATCGCTACTTTGAGGAGCATATGACAACCAGTTATCACGTTGCGGATACCAGCCTTGCCCCCGGCGGCAAACTGCGTATTGATTGGGCAGAACAAGAAATGCCCGTGTTGCGTCAGCTTAAGGCACGCTTTGAGAAAGAAAAACCACTGAAGGGCTTGCGTCTTTCGGCTTGTCTCCATGTGACCACCGAGACGGCGAACCTTTTGGCGGCGCTCCAAGCCGGAGGAGCAGATATTGTCATTTGCGCCTCAAACCCGCTTTCCACCCAAGATGATGTGGCAGCCTCCCTCGTGGTGAATTACGAAATCCCCGTCTATGCCGTCAAAGGTGAGGATAAGGAAACCTATTTCAACCACATTCAGGCGGGCTTGGATCACAAACCGAACATCACCATGGATGATGGCGCTGACCTTGTGGGCGTTCTGCACAAGGAGCGCCGCGAACTGCTTGAACATGTCGTGGGCGGTACAGAGGAGACGACGACGGGCGTCATTCGCCTGCGAGCCATGGCGGCGGATAAGGCGCTCATGTTCCCGGTGATTGCCGTGAACGACAGCGCCACAAAACACATGTTTGATAACCGCTATGGCACGGGGCAATCGACCATCGATGGCATTGTGCGGGCAACGAACATCTTGCTTGCCGGACGGACAGTTGTTGTGGCGGGCTATGGCTGGTGCGGGCGCGGCATTGCCAGCCGTGCGCGGGGGATGGGCGCTTTGGTGATCGTCACCGAGATTGACCCGATCAAGGCGCTCGAAGCGCTTATGGATGGCTACAGCATTATGCCCATGAGCGAAGCGGCAAAGATCGGGGATATTTTCGTCACCGCGACGGGTGATGTCCACGTCCTCGATAAGCACCACTTCGAGGTGATGAAAAATGGGGCGCTCGTCTCCAATTCGGGGCATTTCAACGTCGAGATCAACATCCCCGCCCTCGAAGAACTCTCCACCGGCAAGCCCAAGCAAGTACGCCCCTTTGTCGATCAATACACCACCAAAGACGGGCGCAAGATCAACCTTCTTGGGGAGGGACGGCTGATCAACCTTGCTGCGGCGGAAGGACACCCGGCAAGCGTCATGGATATGTCCTTTGCCAACCAAGCCCTGGCAGCAGAATACATCTATAAAAACGCCAAGAACTTGGAAAACCGCGTCTACGCACTTCCCGAAGAAGTAGACCGCGAAATCGCCCGCATCAAATTAATGGCGATGGGGATGCATATTGACAACCTCACCGCTGAGCAAACGGCTTATCTAAATCAATGGCAGGAGGGGACATAAGATGACCCACAGCCGCACCTTCGCACAATCATTCGTACAATCAATCGCTCGTAAACTCATGTTGGCGCTGGTGATCCTCACCGCGCTGGCAGTATCCATCAGCCCGTCCTTTGGCGGGCGCGTGCAGGCGCAAGAAAGCACGGCTTTGCTGCGCTTCGTCCACGCCGTCCCCGGCGCTGGCGGCGTCGATATTTACATTGATAGCATCCTCGCTGCGCAGAACGTTCTGTTTGGGACGGGGACGCGCTTCTTCACCGTAGAGGCAGGGCAGCGGGCGGTGACAATCACCCCTAACGGGCAAACCGCCCCCATCTTTTCGGGGGCTGTTCCGGCAACCGCTGATCTCGGTCATACCGTGATCGTGCAGGGGTCTCCCTCTGGCGTCGAAGTGGGCTTGTACGAGGACGAATTGTTCCCCGTCCGCTCTGGCGCAACCCGCCTGACAGCGATCCACGCCATTAAAGGCGCCGCCCCTGTTGATGTCCTTCTCGTCAGCGGCACGACGATCACCCCGCTGATTCAGGGCTTGACCTACGGGCAGCCCTTCGGGACGCTCGATATTCCCGCCTCGGCGGGTGATCTCGTCGTCGTTCCGGCGGGCGGGACGGTGGATGCCGCCGTCCTCCGTGCGGAAAAGGTCAGCCTTGTCGCCGGCACGTATAACACCGTGCTGGCGGTGGGCGCTCCAAGCGGCGAACCCGCCCCCAAAGCGCTGCTGCTGACGACCCCCACGCAGGCGGAAAACGCAGCAGCTTCGGCGTTGATCAGCTTTGTCCACGCGGCGACAGATGCCCCCGAAGTCGATGTCTATGTCAACGGGACGCTGATCGCGCCGCGTTTGGCGTTTGGCGCGGCAACGCCCCATGTGGCGCTGCCCGGTGGGGCGCAAGAAGTAACCCTCCGTGCGGCGGGGGCGGCGGCTGACTCCGCTCCGGTGGGGACGGTTTCGGCGGCGGTGAACGCTGGCTTTGCGGCAACGGTGATCATCTCCGGCGCGCTCGATGGCTTGAACATTGAAGCCTTCCCAGACCGCGTGAACAGCATCGATACGCTGAAGGCGCGGGTCAAGGTGATCAATGTCCTGGACAGCGAAAGCCTTTCCCTTGCCTTGCCAAGCGGCGAGAGTGTCGCGGGCGCAGAGGGCGTGGACGTTGCCCCCACCACAGGCGAGGCACGCCTAAAGGGTGGCTCGCTAGAGACGGCGCTCAGCCTTTCCCTCAGCGGCGGCACGCTGACGAACGTGATCCTTACCGGGCGGGCAACCGAACCGACGATCATCGTCAACACGACCAGCCTGAACGAACGTCCGGGCAACCTGCCCATGCCGGGCGGCGCGGCGGTGGCTGTCCAAGCGACGCCCACCCTTGCCCCCTTGCCAACAGCAGAGAGTGGCGGCGGGTCGGTGTTCTTGCCAACGGCAGCCCCGACGGTAGTCCCCGTCCCAACGACGGAGGCACCCATTGCCGTCCCCACCAGCAACCCTGATCTCGTCGTTGTCCAGCCGACGGCAAACCCACTGGCGTTCCAACCGACGCCCTTCGGCAAGACGGGCTGGACGGGGACAGTGGCGACAGACCCGGGTGTGAACCTGAAAATCCGCGAATACCCAAGCCAAGATGCCCGCACCCTTGCCCTCGTCCCCAGTGGCGATACGCTGGATGTGGACGGCTTGCGCGGACCGAAGGTCGATGAAAATCTGCCCACCCCCTCCGAACCAACGCCGACGCTCTCCGCCGAGGGGGTGATCATTGATGACCTGTGGGTGTTCGTTGAGTGGCGCAAGCCGGACGGCACAATCACGGGCTGGACGAAGCCGCAGTACCTCCGCCTGAAAAACGGGAAGGGAATCAACGTCTTCAAAGTGGAAGATATTCTCACCCTCCCGCTGATCCCTGAAGATAAGTTTGGGGTGGTGGGCAGCGGCTCAGCGACGCCCATTGCCACCGTTGCCGATCGCGTCATTGCGACGGTGACGGTGAATCCGGGCGTCAACCTTCAGATGCGCCGCTTGCCCGGCATCGACAGCGAATCGCTCACGCTGCTCCCCGCTGGCGCTCAGTTGGTGGCGGTGGGGCGGACGGAAGTTGCCTCGCAGGGCGGCTTGATTGGTGAGCCGCAGTCGCTGACGTGGATCAACGCCATTTTTGAGACGGAGAGCGGGCGCATCACCGGTTGGGTGAATTCGCAGTTCCTCGTCCTCACCTTCAAGGGACGCGCCTTTGACATCAAAGAACTGCCTCTTGTGACCGAGCCGACCCCGGGCGGCGTCGTGGGCAGCGCCCCGATTGTCCAGCCGCCTGTGCAAGCGGGGTTGGTGGCGACGGTGGACAAGGTGAACCCCGGCGCCAACCTCCAACTGCGCCGCACGCCAAGCGCACAGGGCGAGTCGTTGGGTCTGATTCCCTCTGGGGCGCAAATCCCCGTCTTGGGTCGGAACAACACCGCCGAGTGGCTGCTTGTGCAGTACAATGGGGTTGAAGGCTGGGTGAACGCCTTCTTCGTCACGGTGACGAAGGACGGCAAGCGGGTGAACCTCTTTGACGACGTGAAGAACGTCAGCGAGGAAAACGACGCCACCGTAACGCCCTCCCCCACCCCCTCGGCAACACCAGCCAGCTAAGGGCGGCGTTCATCACCGCTCCAAAACACGTCAATCACACAAAGGGGGATGCCTTATGGGGCGTCCCCCCTTTCCCTTAACTATGCGTATTCTTCTCATTCATCCCCTTTTCATCCGGCTGAACGACTTCGGCGCCTGCGAGCAAGATCGCCTTTCGGGTCTGGAGGGTCTGCTGCGCCTCGGTCACACTGTGCAGGTGGTGACGATGAGCGGTGTTGGGCAAGCCCCAGAGCAGCACCGCGCCTTCTACGCCGAACGCGGTGTACCCGCAGTGGTGCTTCCCTACCAGCGCTCTAAGCGTTCTCTGCTGCGCCTCGCCCGCTTGGGCTACCTTGATGGGGCGGCATGGGAGTATGGTACGCCCACCTTTCAGGCGGCGGTGGCGGCGGAGATTCAAGCCTTTGCGCCGGAAGTGGTGTGGTGTCACGGCTCATACATGTGGTCGCCCGCCCTCCAAGCGCGGGCGCGGGGAATTTCGGTGGTAGTGCGCTCCGTCAATTTTGAATCGCTGCACCATCGGGACGAGGTGAGTCGGCTGACTTTTGCCCACCGCCTGCGCGTGTTTGCTAAAAAGTGCGGGGAAGAAAACGCGGCGCGGGGGGCGTCCGTTCTCGCTGCGATCAGCCCTGCGGAGCGGGCGCTTTATGAAAGCATTCCCCGCCACAGCGAAATCGCCACACTCCCCTTGCGTGCGCTGCCCGCTTTCCTACGCCCGCCGCGCCGGATCGTGGATGATGAGGCTGATCAACCCACGCGCCCGCTGCGCGTCTTTTTTATGGGGTCCAGTTATAACATCCCTCACAACCGCGCTGCGCTGCTGTTCATCCTGAACGAGATCGTCCCTCGCGCCCGTGCCGCCGCACCGGGCGTCTTTGAATTTCACCTCCTCGGTGGCAAGATTCCCGCCCCCCTGCAAGCATCTGCCGCGCCGGATGTGATCTTCGATGGCTTTGTCCCCGATTTGGAGGCGCACCTCGCCGGAATGGACATTGCCCTTCCCCTCTGGCGTTTTGGGCGGGGGATGCAGCAGAAGGTGTTCGAGGCACTCTGTCGGGCGTTTCCGGTGATCACCCATCCCCGCGCTTTGGCGGGCTATGACTTTCGCGATGGCGAACACCTTCTTCACGCCGCAGAGCCGGACGAGGTGATCAGCGCCCTTCTGAAACTGCGCGAGGCAGCCTATCGGCAGCGGCTTTCCGAAGGGGCAGCGCGGCAAAGCGCCGCCCTGTTTAGCGGGGCGATCCTTGACGCCGAAGTAGCGCGTATTTTGGCGCGGGCAGCAGACGAAAAGGCATAAAAGAGCGTGCAGTTTTGAAGCCCCGAAGGGGTGACTGCTTTCAGCCCGCTGCTTTAGCGGCGGGCGAACGCAGATAGCGCGGGCAGCACCAGAATACCCATTTTAAACAAGGGCATCTTTCAAAAACCCCTATCCCCCTACCCCCTTTCCCTGCAAGCAGGGAAAGGGGGTGAATAACCCTTCTCCGTTTACGGGGAGGGGCAAGGGGTGGGGTTTTGAAATGACTTGAAGATAAACGACAGAGCGTGGTGTGGTCGTGGTACAATGAACCGCGTTTCGGCAATGCGCTTTGGGGAGGGTTAGTATGGCGGGGAAAATGCGATTTTGGGGGCTATTTATTGCCCTGAGCTTACTGATCACAGCCTGCGGCGGACAAACACCCACCGCAACGCCGCCGCCTACCCCGCCACCGCCCCCAACGGTGACGATCACCCCCTCCGCAACACCCGACACGCGCCGCCCCATTGCCGAGCGGGTGAACCCCGACACCCAAGCGACGATCACCTTTTTCCTCGCCGCTGGCGATGCCCCTGCTGTCGATATTTACATTGAGGCAAGCCTGACCGCCTCCCGCCTTGCGGCGGGGCGCCCCTCTGCCCGCCAGACGGTGAATGCCGGCGAATACAGCATCCGCGTTGTCCCCGCTGGCGAAGGGACAACCAGTGAGCGCCTTCTGTACAGCGGCACGCTCAGCTTTCGGGCGAAAACCAGCACGATCCTCGTCTTTCATGGGGCGGCGGATGCCCTGCAAGGGACGCCCTACCTTGAAGACCTGACGGGCGTTCCAGCAAAACAGGCGCGGCTCAGCGTCGTCAACGCGCTGAGCGAGACGGGCGCCGCCGAGGCTACCTTTGGCGAACTTGCGCTAGGGGCAGCCGATGTGGGCGGCTTGCCCACCGATGCCGTACTCGTCCCCGCTGGACGGGGGCGCTTCCGCTTTGCCCGCCGGGGGACGACCCTTGTCGAGGTGGCGCTCTCCCCGCGAGAGCGCCAAACGAATACGATTATCGTTTATGATGGGGCGGGGGATAAGCCCACCGCCGCCCTGATCAGCACGCCCACCCAATTGGAAAGCCAACTGCGCATTCTCCACGCCAGCCGCACGGCGGGCGTTGCCGATATTTACCTTGATGATCGGAAGTTCCTCGCCAGCGCCGAATTTCCGCGTGGGACGCAGTATGAGACGACCCTTGCCGGCAATTACACGCTGCGCCTGACCAGCGCCAACGGAGCGGACACCCTCGCCGCGCTGCGCGTGACGCTTGCCCCCGATGCGAAAACGACGGTGATCATCACCGATATTCAAAACCCCCGCCCAAAGGCACGCGGCGAAGATACCTACCAAGAGATCATCCCCAGTCTGACCCTTTTGAAGGAAGACCTCAGCCCCCTTCCAGAGGGGCTGATGCGCCTGACCGTCTACAACGCCA from the Anaerolineales bacterium genome contains:
- a CDS encoding carbohydrate ABC transporter permease, yielding MRRINLSNIGTHAVLIVWCLIVLFPIWTMLINSVKPKREIFRDPFGFPSQFTAEGYQGVWMEAGDFNLDKCLAEIPAGQNSVGCYLQLLNTGFAVYYRNSIFVTVGSLFLIVFLGSLAAYGLANWRTRLSGLIHIFFIAGLMIPIRLGTINLLQLIQSLGLGDSVLALIPIYVAMGMPIATFVLTSFIRSLPRELNEAAQIDGASEWRIYRSIILPLIRPAIATVIIFNMLPIWNDLWFPLIFTRSPETRTVTYGVSLLFGQYYTDWTRALSALSLAAVPLLILYVLMSNQFIKGLTAGAVKQ
- a CDS encoding UDP-N-acetylglucosamine--N-acetylmuramyl-(pentapeptide) pyrophosphoryl-undecaprenol N-acetylglucosamine transferase; the protein is MVGKTTGQTATYPSVVNEGAEEPMTATASTTYLIAAGGTGGGIYPALTTAEALQRREPHAALHFVGAVGGMEERIVPRQQFAGYHALRGGPLHGVSLPRRLLSLVAIAFGILQGWRLVGRLRPAALFLTGGWASFAPAVACWLRRVPIVIYMPDIEPALVIRVISRFARLILTPVPESAAYFAHLPKRVRVESVGYPLRQSLLRATREAGIAHFRLDPARRTLLIWGGSLGARRINETTGAILPDLIAAGVQVIHVSGERDWEVVRTRWEFLPEAVRAHVQVFPYLKDDAGLAMAAADLTVSRAGASTLGEYPHFGLAAILVPLAFAWRYQQVNADWLAARGAAIRLDDERLAAELLPTLRALLDDSERLREMSKAARALAGANAAERIAERIAEEGAKGRH
- a CDS encoding DUF4397 domain-containing protein, giving the protein MTHSRTFAQSFVQSIARKLMLALVILTALAVSISPSFGGRVQAQESTALLRFVHAVPGAGGVDIYIDSILAAQNVLFGTGTRFFTVEAGQRAVTITPNGQTAPIFSGAVPATADLGHTVIVQGSPSGVEVGLYEDELFPVRSGATRLTAIHAIKGAAPVDVLLVSGTTITPLIQGLTYGQPFGTLDIPASAGDLVVVPAGGTVDAAVLRAEKVSLVAGTYNTVLAVGAPSGEPAPKALLLTTPTQAENAAASALISFVHAATDAPEVDVYVNGTLIAPRLAFGAATPHVALPGGAQEVTLRAAGAAADSAPVGTVSAAVNAGFAATVIISGALDGLNIEAFPDRVNSIDTLKARVKVINVLDSESLSLALPSGESVAGAEGVDVAPTTGEARLKGGSLETALSLSLSGGTLTNVILTGRATEPTIIVNTTSLNERPGNLPMPGGAAVAVQATPTLAPLPTAESGGGSVFLPTAAPTVVPVPTTEAPIAVPTSNPDLVVVQPTANPLAFQPTPFGKTGWTGTVATDPGVNLKIREYPSQDARTLALVPSGDTLDVDGLRGPKVDENLPTPSEPTPTLSAEGVIIDDLWVFVEWRKPDGTITGWTKPQYLRLKNGKGINVFKVEDILTLPLIPEDKFGVVGSGSATPIATVADRVIATVTVNPGVNLQMRRLPGIDSESLTLLPAGAQLVAVGRTEVASQGGLIGEPQSLTWINAIFETESGRITGWVNSQFLVLTFKGRAFDIKELPLVTEPTPGGVVGSAPIVQPPVQAGLVATVDKVNPGANLQLRRTPSAQGESLGLIPSGAQIPVLGRNNTAEWLLVQYNGVEGWVNAFFVTVTKDGKRVNLFDDVKNVSEENDATVTPSPTPSATPAS
- a CDS encoding DUF4397 domain-containing protein — its product is MAGKMRFWGLFIALSLLITACGGQTPTATPPPTPPPPPTVTITPSATPDTRRPIAERVNPDTQATITFFLAAGDAPAVDIYIEASLTASRLAAGRPSARQTVNAGEYSIRVVPAGEGTTSERLLYSGTLSFRAKTSTILVFHGAADALQGTPYLEDLTGVPAKQARLSVVNALSETGAAEATFGELALGAADVGGLPTDAVLVPAGRGRFRFARRGTTLVEVALSPRERQTNTIIVYDGAGDKPTAALISTPTQLESQLRILHASRTAGVADIYLDDRKFLASAEFPRGTQYETTLAGNYTLRLTSANGADTLAALRVTLAPDAKTTVIITDIQNPRPKARGEDTYQEIIPSLTLLKEDLSPLPEGLMRLTVYNAIANTTDAQISDPVRLVPGLTGIDYGKASRAAELSAGERGLVVTGILGSGRRTLEFFDLYRFKPGFAYLYVITGQEEGLPVFFETEVGVKNVITTATPALVMNVRFVNALTNVGDVDVRIGGRTIFSAVPPETALDFTPIEGIVSTIQIIPTGGETVILTAELVARANTQLSIIALGSGENLRLLQTAERYDSTTSGALLRFVHAAPGVEAVTIQSPLTIRSAVNIDPSLPTPTPVVRSVQQYERVESLSISRIRAFRAGTYTFTANRVTDGSLVADVFDVTILEGKRYDLILFPGDTSRAPRLVLLETKAMDE
- a CDS encoding glycosyltransferase, which encodes MGRPPFPLTMRILLIHPLFIRLNDFGACEQDRLSGLEGLLRLGHTVQVVTMSGVGQAPEQHRAFYAERGVPAVVLPYQRSKRSLLRLARLGYLDGAAWEYGTPTFQAAVAAEIQAFAPEVVWCHGSYMWSPALQARARGISVVVRSVNFESLHHRDEVSRLTFAHRLRVFAKKCGEENAARGASVLAAISPAERALYESIPRHSEIATLPLRALPAFLRPPRRIVDDEADQPTRPLRVFFMGSSYNIPHNRAALLFILNEIVPRARAAAPGVFEFHLLGGKIPAPLQASAAPDVIFDGFVPDLEAHLAGMDIALPLWRFGRGMQQKVFEALCRAFPVITHPRALAGYDFRDGEHLLHAAEPDEVISALLKLREAAYRQRLSEGAARQSAALFSGAILDAEVARILARAADEKA
- a CDS encoding adenosylhomocysteinase — translated: MTTSYHVADTSLAPGGKLRIDWAEQEMPVLRQLKARFEKEKPLKGLRLSACLHVTTETANLLAALQAGGADIVICASNPLSTQDDVAASLVVNYEIPVYAVKGEDKETYFNHIQAGLDHKPNITMDDGADLVGVLHKERRELLEHVVGGTEETTTGVIRLRAMAADKALMFPVIAVNDSATKHMFDNRYGTGQSTIDGIVRATNILLAGRTVVVAGYGWCGRGIASRARGMGALVIVTEIDPIKALEALMDGYSIMPMSEAAKIGDIFVTATGDVHVLDKHHFEVMKNGALVSNSGHFNVEINIPALEELSTGKPKQVRPFVDQYTTKDGRKINLLGEGRLINLAAAEGHPASVMDMSFANQALAAEYIYKNAKNLENRVYALPEEVDREIARIKLMAMGMHIDNLTAEQTAYLNQWQEGT